Proteins from a single region of Leuconostoc gasicomitatum LMG 18811:
- the truB gene encoding tRNA pseudouridine(55) synthase TruB → MQHNNNVDGLIVVNKPRGVTSFDVVAKVRRAIGQKKVGHAGTLDPNVDGVLVVALGKATKLIDELQTRPKQYVGSITLGFATETEDLDGEVISKVDIDVPFTDAAIDTAIANLNGAIKQVPPMFSAVKVGGKRLYEYARAGEDVTRPIREALIYDYKRIGATIYENKQQHFDFEATVSKGTYIRTLAVDTGLQLGVPATMSSLTRTMGSGITIAHAANLDDIATIAQSELLKLIIPIKDVLTWPTKALSDDEWFAVKNGQKIATWPASDTYLQLTYHDDVKAVYAYNKEDNVWQSRYVFTNE, encoded by the coding sequence ATGCAACATAATAATAACGTCGATGGTCTTATTGTTGTTAATAAACCACGTGGTGTGACATCGTTTGACGTCGTTGCCAAGGTTCGTCGTGCAATTGGTCAAAAAAAGGTAGGGCATGCGGGTACGTTAGACCCAAATGTTGACGGCGTTCTCGTAGTGGCTCTGGGTAAAGCTACAAAACTAATAGATGAACTGCAAACAAGGCCTAAACAGTATGTTGGTAGTATCACATTAGGCTTTGCAACAGAAACAGAAGATTTAGATGGTGAGGTAATATCAAAAGTTGATATTGATGTGCCGTTTACTGATGCTGCAATTGATACTGCTATAGCTAATTTAAATGGCGCTATAAAACAAGTGCCGCCTATGTTTTCAGCTGTTAAAGTTGGTGGTAAACGACTTTATGAATATGCGAGAGCAGGAGAAGATGTAACAAGACCAATTCGAGAAGCGTTAATTTATGATTACAAACGTATTGGTGCCACGATTTATGAAAATAAGCAACAACATTTTGATTTTGAGGCAACTGTTTCCAAGGGAACTTATATTCGAACTTTAGCAGTGGATACTGGTTTGCAGCTTGGTGTTCCTGCGACAATGAGCAGTCTGACACGCACAATGGGCAGTGGTATAACAATCGCGCATGCTGCGAATTTAGATGACATTGCTACCATTGCACAATCAGAATTATTAAAACTAATCATACCAATAAAGGATGTACTGACGTGGCCGACAAAAGCGCTATCAGATGATGAATGGTTTGCTGTTAAAAATGGTCAAAAGATAGCAACGTGGCCTGCAAGTGATACTTATTTGCAACTCACCTATCATGATGATGTTAAAGCGGTGTATGCTTATAATAAAGAAGATAACGTCTGGCAATCGCGCTACGTGTTTACGAATGAATAA
- a CDS encoding PTS sugar transporter subunit IIA — MNWWQNVFNQKNKYNRVKTTGQMNAVHVARKSKFPVVVAPVTGQLQKIDGDNEQNHSKNGFMMLPDGNNIMSPVSGIVTASDEHTVIIKSVNHDKVTVQVQARNEMLQGTRLATYGTGQQLHAGDLIGTAHAMDQNDVRVYVFFEDSVVPYVNYGAVYAGQSIWQYQEDEDAT; from the coding sequence ATGAACTGGTGGCAAAATGTATTTAATCAGAAAAATAAGTATAATCGTGTTAAAACGACCGGACAGATGAATGCAGTTCATGTTGCCCGTAAGTCAAAATTTCCTGTTGTAGTTGCCCCTGTCACAGGACAACTACAAAAAATTGATGGTGATAATGAGCAAAACCATAGTAAAAATGGCTTTATGATGTTACCAGACGGGAATAATATTATGTCTCCGGTATCAGGCATTGTAACAGCCTCAGATGAGCATACTGTTATCATTAAAAGTGTGAATCATGATAAAGTGACAGTTCAAGTTCAAGCACGCAATGAGATGCTGCAAGGAACACGTTTAGCAACTTATGGGACAGGCCAACAGCTTCATGCGGGTGATTTGATTGGAACTGCGCATGCAATGGACCAAAACGATGTTCGTGTCTATGTATTTTTTGAAGATAGCGTCGTGCCATATGTAAATTATGGCGCTGTGTATGCTGGGCAAAGTATTTGGCAGTATCAAGAGGATGAAGATGCAACATAA
- the dnaK gene encoding molecular chaperone DnaK, translating to MSKIIGIDLGTTNSAVAVLEGGEPKIITNPDGGRTTPSVVSFKNGENQVGDVAKRQAITNPDTIISIKSHMGDANYKVNVDGKDYTPQEISAMILQYIKGYAEDYLGEKVDKAVITVPAYFNDAQRQATKDAGKIAGLEVERIINEPTAAALAYGLDKLDKNEKILVYDLGGGTFDVSILELGDGVFEVLSTNGDTHLGGDDFDNAVIDYLAAQFKSDNGVDLKSDKLALQRLKDAAESAKKTLSSATEAQIDLPFIASGEQGPLHLQTSLSRAKFNEITASLVKKAEQPVLNALKDAGLSFSDIDEVILNGGSTRIPAVQDSVKKLTGKEPNHSINPDEAVALGAAVQGGVITGDVKDVVLLDVTPLSLGIETMGGVFTKLIDRNTTIPTSKSQVFSTAADNQPAVDIHVLQGERSMATDNKTLGRFQLSDIPAAQRGVPQIEVTFDIDRNGIVSVSAKDLGTQKEQKITIQAAGGLSDDEIEQMMNDAKANEEADAKKKESVDTRNEADQLIFSTEKTLEEVGDKLGDDDKKATQDALEALKKAKEDAAADDADLTELKTKSEELGKAAQELAMKLYQQAAPQEGAEGEAKPADDNTVDGDFEEVDPDKKKD from the coding sequence ATGTCAAAGATAATCGGTATTGATTTAGGAACTACAAACTCAGCAGTGGCTGTTCTTGAAGGTGGGGAACCAAAAATTATTACAAACCCCGATGGTGGTCGTACAACACCATCAGTTGTTTCATTTAAAAATGGTGAAAACCAAGTTGGAGATGTTGCTAAGCGACAGGCTATAACAAACCCAGATACTATTATTTCAATTAAGTCACATATGGGTGATGCTAATTATAAAGTTAACGTTGATGGCAAGGACTATACACCACAAGAAATTTCAGCAATGATTTTGCAATATATTAAAGGCTATGCTGAAGATTATTTAGGTGAAAAAGTTGATAAAGCTGTTATTACTGTACCAGCATACTTCAATGATGCTCAGCGTCAAGCAACAAAGGATGCTGGTAAGATCGCTGGATTAGAAGTTGAGCGTATTATAAATGAACCAACTGCAGCAGCTTTAGCATATGGCTTAGATAAGCTAGATAAGAATGAAAAGATTTTAGTTTATGATTTGGGTGGTGGTACATTTGATGTATCTATCCTTGAATTAGGCGATGGTGTGTTTGAAGTTTTGTCAACTAATGGTGATACACATCTTGGTGGTGATGACTTTGATAATGCAGTTATTGATTATTTAGCAGCACAATTCAAGTCTGATAATGGTGTCGATTTAAAGTCAGACAAATTAGCGTTGCAACGCTTGAAGGATGCTGCTGAATCAGCAAAAAAGACTTTGTCATCAGCAACTGAAGCACAAATTGATTTGCCATTTATTGCCTCAGGTGAACAAGGCCCATTGCATTTGCAAACGTCATTATCACGTGCTAAGTTTAACGAGATTACAGCTAGTTTGGTAAAGAAAGCTGAACAACCAGTTTTGAACGCTTTGAAAGATGCTGGTTTGTCATTTTCAGATATCGATGAAGTTATTTTAAATGGTGGATCAACTCGTATTCCAGCCGTTCAAGATTCTGTTAAAAAGTTAACTGGTAAGGAACCTAACCATTCAATTAACCCAGATGAGGCAGTTGCTTTAGGCGCTGCTGTTCAAGGTGGTGTGATTACTGGGGATGTGAAAGACGTTGTATTGTTAGATGTAACACCATTGTCACTTGGTATCGAAACAATGGGTGGTGTATTCACAAAGTTAATCGACCGTAACACAACAATTCCAACATCAAAGTCTCAAGTTTTCTCAACCGCTGCTGATAATCAACCAGCTGTAGATATTCATGTGCTACAAGGTGAACGCTCAATGGCTACGGATAACAAGACACTTGGTCGTTTCCAATTGTCAGACATTCCTGCAGCACAACGTGGTGTACCACAAATCGAAGTAACGTTTGATATTGATCGTAATGGTATTGTGTCTGTTTCTGCTAAAGATTTAGGCACACAGAAAGAACAAAAAATCACTATCCAAGCTGCAGGCGGTTTGTCAGATGATGAAATTGAGCAAATGATGAATGATGCTAAGGCTAATGAAGAAGCTGATGCAAAAAAGAAGGAATCAGTTGATACACGTAATGAAGCGGATCAATTGATCTTCTCTACAGAGAAGACTTTGGAAGAAGTTGGCGATAAGTTGGGTGATGACGATAAAAAGGCAACACAAGATGCATTGGAAGCTTTGAAAAAGGCAAAGGAAGATGCAGCAGCTGATGATGCTGATTTAACAGAATTGAAGACTAAGTCTGAAGAATTAGGAAAAGCAGCCCAAGAATTGGCTATGAAGTTGTATCAGCAAGCAGCGCCACAAGAAGGTGCTGAAGGTGAAGCTAAACCAGCTGATGATAATACAGTAGATGGCGATTTCGAAGAAGTTGATCCTGATAAGAAGAAGGACTGA
- the rbfA gene encoding 30S ribosome-binding factor RbfA yields the protein MVNPQRAGRLAQEVQRDVTSLLLKRINDPRVQDVTVTSVELSGDLQIATIYYSILSDLASDGKKAQAGLEAASGLIRKELGSRLTVYKTPELKFVRDQSVQYGNHIEDLIRKLHSEN from the coding sequence ATGGTTAATCCACAACGAGCAGGTCGTCTCGCACAAGAAGTACAACGTGATGTAACATCTCTATTGCTTAAACGTATTAATGATCCGCGTGTGCAAGATGTTACAGTAACTAGTGTAGAGCTGTCGGGTGATTTGCAAATTGCAACAATTTATTATTCAATTTTGTCTGATCTAGCCAGTGATGGTAAGAAAGCACAAGCTGGGTTAGAAGCTGCTAGTGGATTAATTCGTAAAGAATTAGGTTCGCGTTTAACAGTTTATAAAACCCCAGAGTTGAAATTTGTGCGTGATCAATCTGTTCAATATGGCAATCATATTGAAGATTTGATTCGTAAGTTACATTCTGAAAATTAA
- the hrcA gene encoding heat-inducible transcriptional repressor HrcA: MLTERQKLILSAIIYEYTQTAHAVGSKSLQEQLNIKVSSATIRNEMAALESAALIKKLHTSAGRVPSRAGYRYYLDNLMMARVATQQDIALVMQSFRGNFHEIDDLLDESARTLSQLTGATVLILKPERLNIVVSGFRLVPLENQQLIAVLVTNDGKVTSQTFKLPRELAVSSLDSMIKYINDQTNGRPVLEVLQMMQSDELPTQMSRMIKTPAAFLQLFGDVLARSIGDKVHIGGRLNVLDFSDDDQNTKNVKQLLEFLTSAADVRRVATTTAHHVTIKIAKEIDEPLLKSFSLITRAFTVPNQGDGVIALLGPIRMSYARNVLLMDAFGEALSQKMIEYT, encoded by the coding sequence ATGCTAACAGAACGACAAAAATTAATTTTAAGTGCCATCATTTACGAATACACACAAACAGCGCATGCGGTCGGTTCAAAGAGTCTTCAGGAACAACTTAATATTAAAGTGAGTTCTGCTACAATTCGTAACGAAATGGCGGCTTTAGAATCAGCAGCATTGATTAAAAAATTACATACATCTGCTGGACGCGTACCATCACGAGCTGGATATAGATATTATCTAGATAATTTGATGATGGCACGTGTGGCTACACAACAAGATATTGCTTTGGTCATGCAATCTTTTCGTGGTAATTTTCATGAAATAGATGACTTACTGGATGAGTCAGCCCGAACCTTGTCACAACTTACTGGGGCAACGGTGCTAATTTTAAAACCAGAACGTTTAAATATAGTTGTTTCCGGGTTTCGTTTGGTACCATTAGAAAATCAGCAATTGATTGCGGTATTGGTAACTAATGACGGGAAAGTAACGAGTCAAACATTTAAACTACCTCGAGAATTGGCGGTTTCATCATTAGATAGTATGATTAAATACATCAATGACCAGACTAATGGGAGACCTGTTTTGGAAGTTTTACAGATGATGCAGTCGGATGAACTACCAACACAAATGAGCCGAATGATTAAAACGCCAGCAGCATTCTTACAATTATTTGGGGATGTGTTAGCAAGATCAATTGGCGATAAAGTGCACATTGGTGGCCGGTTAAATGTGTTGGATTTTAGTGATGATGATCAAAACACGAAAAACGTTAAGCAACTATTAGAGTTTCTAACTTCTGCAGCTGATGTTCGTCGAGTCGCCACAACCACAGCACATCATGTCACCATTAAAATTGCTAAAGAAATCGATGAACCATTATTAAAGTCCTTTAGCTTAATTACAAGGGCATTCACTGTACCGAATCAAGGAGATGGCGTCATTGCCTTATTAGGTCCGATTCGTATGAGTTATGCACGTAATGTCTTGTTAATGGATGCATTTGGTGAAGCATTGAGTCAAAAAATGATTGAGTATACATAA
- a CDS encoding L7Ae/L30e/S12e/Gadd45 family ribosomal protein — protein MISKDEQILNLLGLAMRAGKLVLGSDSTLTAIRGNKVQMAFFPSDGGQSQSKKFADKSSFYNVTLIQDYTKRQLTDAIGVNRSVFAIADRGFSRKIKQLISEKERN, from the coding sequence CTGATAAGTAAAGACGAACAAATTTTAAATTTGCTCGGATTAGCGATGCGTGCGGGTAAGTTAGTGCTGGGCTCTGATTCAACATTAACAGCTATTCGTGGTAATAAGGTTCAAATGGCTTTTTTTCCTAGTGATGGTGGGCAAAGCCAAAGCAAAAAATTTGCTGATAAATCAAGCTTTTATAATGTGACACTGATTCAAGACTATACCAAGAGACAATTAACCGATGCTATCGGAGTAAATCGCAGTGTATTTGCAATTGCTGATCGTGGATTTAGTCGAAAAATTAAACAATTAATTTCAGAAAAGGAGCGGAACTAA
- a CDS encoding aminotransferase class I/II-fold pyridoxal phosphate-dependent enzyme, translating to MANFIQPLNPIITEMAPDKLLGFQKSVRDIPGILKLTLGEPGFSVDERIKKAATEAINSDRSHYAESQGEQALRLEAVNYFNKRYHLNFHGEENVIVTLGVSEAINVVLDTLLGTDDGLLMPEPTYGPYFTSLDIAHGTKIAIDTTPNRFKLTPEMVDKAVASATVPVRAILMNYPANPTGVTYSRQEVIALAETFKKHNLWVISDEIYSLLTYDQAHVSFAEIIPEQTIYINGLSKSHAMTGYRVGFILGAADVIAEMQKVHGALTFAIPTFIQDAALIALRDVSDTPIIMRDAYKSRRDRIVPQLQALGFDVVSPEGAFYVFAKLPTDIGDDGDEFALRLAHEGKVAVIPGSSFSEVAKAYIRISYAASDADLDEGMRRLTAHINQLRGK from the coding sequence ATGGCTAATTTTATACAACCACTCAACCCAATCATTACTGAAATGGCACCCGATAAGTTACTAGGATTTCAAAAATCAGTGCGAGATATTCCAGGTATTTTAAAATTAACGTTAGGTGAACCAGGATTTTCAGTAGATGAACGTATCAAAAAAGCAGCTACTGAGGCAATTAACAGTGACCGTTCTCATTATGCAGAAAGCCAAGGAGAACAAGCATTACGATTAGAAGCAGTTAACTATTTTAATAAACGATATCATTTAAACTTTCATGGTGAAGAGAATGTTATTGTGACATTAGGTGTGAGTGAGGCGATTAATGTTGTTTTAGATACCTTATTGGGTACAGATGACGGTCTATTAATGCCTGAACCAACTTATGGCCCCTATTTTACGTCGTTGGACATAGCGCATGGGACAAAAATAGCGATTGATACAACCCCTAATCGCTTTAAATTAACACCAGAAATGGTTGATAAAGCAGTAGCCAGTGCGACAGTTCCTGTCCGCGCTATTTTGATGAACTATCCTGCAAACCCAACTGGTGTGACATACTCGCGTCAAGAAGTCATTGCGTTGGCAGAAACATTTAAAAAACATAATCTTTGGGTTATTTCTGATGAGATATACTCGTTGTTAACATACGATCAGGCACATGTATCTTTTGCAGAAATTATTCCGGAACAGACAATTTATATTAACGGGTTATCAAAGTCACATGCTATGACAGGTTATCGTGTTGGATTTATATTAGGAGCAGCTGATGTGATAGCTGAAATGCAAAAAGTGCATGGGGCATTAACATTTGCCATTCCAACGTTTATTCAAGATGCTGCTTTAATCGCTTTACGTGATGTATCCGACACACCGATAATTATGCGTGATGCCTATAAATCTCGTCGTGACCGCATTGTGCCGCAACTACAAGCATTAGGGTTTGATGTGGTATCACCGGAAGGTGCCTTTTATGTGTTTGCCAAATTACCTACTGATATAGGTGATGATGGCGATGAATTTGCTCTAAGGTTGGCGCATGAAGGCAAGGTAGCGGTTATCCCAGGGTCTAGTTTTAGTGAAGTTGCAAAGGCATATATTCGAATTTCTTATGCGGCATCTGATGCTGATTTGGATGAGGGCATGCGACGATTGACAGCGCACATTAATCAACTGCGTGGAAAATAA
- the ribF gene encoding riboflavin biosynthesis protein RibF, with protein MIKVIKLHYPILKKIIPDPTPQVVAMGFFDGVHLGHQAVIKQAKLEADKQGVPLAVLTYDPQPIVVFEMLTQPLRYLTSINQKAALLADLGVNTMYVMQFTSQLAKLAPQEFVNQVIMRLNPVTVVGGFDHVYGGDVSIADMDHLPQYAKKRFNVVSVSELDVNNQKIGSSSIRKALELGSMNIVNSQLGRIHQTTGLVIHGEARGRELGFPTVNIKTPELEWLPTIGIYAVKIMIGDDWHLGMASIGRNITFGDARPITVEINILDFNQQVYGENVTVNWYNYLRGEVKFTNIPELVTQLKKDEIATRQYFDALN; from the coding sequence ATGATTAAAGTAATTAAATTGCATTATCCAATCTTAAAGAAAATAATACCAGACCCAACACCACAGGTTGTTGCCATGGGTTTTTTTGATGGTGTACATTTGGGGCATCAAGCCGTTATTAAGCAGGCTAAACTTGAAGCTGATAAACAAGGTGTACCTCTTGCAGTGCTAACCTATGATCCGCAACCAATTGTTGTATTTGAAATGCTGACACAGCCTTTACGTTACTTAACATCAATTAATCAAAAAGCAGCATTATTAGCTGACCTTGGCGTTAATACAATGTATGTCATGCAATTCACTTCACAATTGGCGAAATTGGCACCACAAGAATTTGTTAATCAAGTTATTATGCGTTTAAATCCAGTAACCGTGGTGGGCGGATTTGATCATGTATATGGCGGAGATGTTAGTATAGCAGATATGGATCATTTACCTCAATATGCAAAGAAACGTTTTAATGTTGTATCAGTTTCAGAATTGGATGTTAATAACCAAAAAATTGGTTCGTCGTCTATCCGAAAGGCACTAGAACTAGGCAGCATGAATATTGTGAATAGCCAACTTGGGCGTATTCATCAGACAACTGGTTTAGTAATACATGGTGAAGCACGTGGTCGTGAACTAGGCTTCCCAACAGTTAACATTAAGACACCAGAATTAGAATGGCTGCCCACTATTGGAATTTATGCAGTTAAAATAATGATTGGTGATGATTGGCACTTAGGAATGGCTAGTATAGGTCGCAATATCACATTTGGCGACGCGCGGCCAATTACTGTTGAAATAAATATATTAGATTTTAATCAGCAGGTATATGGCGAAAATGTCACGGTTAATTGGTATAATTATCTTCGAGGTGAAGTAAAGTTTACGAATATACCAGAATTAGTAACGCAACTAAAAAAAGATGAAATTGCTACGAGACAATATTTTGATGCACTTAACTAA
- the grpE gene encoding nucleotide exchange factor GrpE, translated as MADETENKLKDDKITEDSDTTASNATSVEEMIEDENVVQEEIDPKQTELNEALARVSSLEDQLLRSQAEIQNMQQRHAREIQNVHKYDGQKLASAVLPAVDNLERALLVESEDAVAQQIKTGVEMTLKTLVQALTDNGISATGEVGETFDPTKHQAIQSVDSDDVDSDQIASVLQKGYILQDRVLRPAMVAVAK; from the coding sequence GTGGCAGATGAAACTGAAAACAAACTAAAAGATGACAAAATAACAGAAGATAGTGATACTACAGCAAGTAATGCTACATCAGTAGAAGAGATGATTGAAGATGAAAATGTTGTGCAGGAAGAAATAGATCCTAAGCAAACTGAGCTTAATGAAGCCTTAGCGCGTGTCTCAAGCTTGGAAGATCAATTACTTCGTTCACAGGCTGAAATCCAAAATATGCAGCAACGACATGCACGTGAAATTCAAAATGTGCATAAGTATGATGGACAAAAATTGGCTAGTGCAGTGTTACCAGCAGTTGATAATTTAGAACGTGCGTTGTTGGTTGAATCTGAAGATGCAGTTGCACAACAAATTAAAACTGGGGTTGAAATGACATTAAAAACGTTGGTGCAAGCTTTAACTGACAATGGTATTTCTGCAACTGGTGAAGTTGGTGAAACATTTGATCCCACAAAACATCAAGCGATTCAAAGTGTTGATTCAGATGATGTCGACTCAGACCAAATTGCATCTGTTTTGCAAAAAGGGTATATACTACAAGATCGTGTGCTACGTCCAGCAATGGTGGCAGTGGCTAAATAA
- the rnpM gene encoding RNase P modulator RnpM, giving the protein MKPRKIPMRKDIVTGEMFPKKDLVRVVRDKEGNVNLDPTSKANGRGAYIGLDRTIAAEAKKKHIFDQAFEMKIPDEFYDELIAYVDHQQARRELFANADK; this is encoded by the coding sequence ATGAAACCTAGAAAAATACCAATGCGAAAAGATATTGTTACAGGTGAAATGTTTCCCAAAAAAGATCTTGTTCGTGTCGTTCGTGATAAAGAGGGAAACGTTAACCTAGACCCAACTTCCAAAGCTAATGGCCGTGGTGCATATATTGGATTGGATCGTACCATTGCAGCTGAAGCCAAGAAAAAGCATATTTTTGATCAAGCGTTTGAGATGAAAATACCAGATGAATTCTATGATGAACTTATTGCGTATGTGGATCATCAGCAGGCGCGTAGGGAGTTGTTTGCTAATGCTGATAAGTAA
- the infB gene encoding translation initiation factor IF-2: protein MTEEKKFSGSNRPARKQAVPERKELPASQRRHAAKLTDGTTVTPNNTASRPSKPARSGQQGQQNRASNQNRTNGTATGTNAGGNRSNNGGQNRNSRPGGSRVRAAEGRPAMRETKNWSTKPREGQVDYSKQKDNSLKQYVSENEKRKQAVAAAKEPQKPKPVAKPVENKKTEPKVAKPTTAAPAAGAGKFGGALASGNNSARNNSRKRNTAGTGQQTPRRNDKPRGSKKSRRIAAKRGPVAPVTERKKQPLPEILEYRIGMNVQDLSKLLHRDTAEIIKKLFLLGIMTNQNQSLDTDTIEILAADYGIEAQVKAAEDVADIDRFFDDENIDEGQLVSRPPVVTIMGHVDHGKTTLLDYLRNSHVTEGEAGGITQHIGAYQTQLNGKTITFLDTPGHAAFTEMRARGANVTDLTILVVAADDGVMPQTIEAINHAKAANTPIIVAVNKIDKPGAKPDDVMNQLMAYDLVPEEYGGDTIFVKISAKFGQNVDELLEMILLQAEVLELKANPDMPARGSVVEARLDRGRGPVATVLVQQGTMRVGDPIVVGNTYGRVRTMTNERGVELEEASPATPVQVTGLNDVPQAGDRFIVMADEKTARAAGEERAKRAQEVIRNSGAVVTLDTLFSTMSEKAMKTVPVIVKADVQGSVEALSGSLKKIEVDGVRVDIIHTAAGAINESDVTLASASGAIIIGFNVRPTPLAKSQADSEKVDIRFYNVIYNAIDDVEAAMKGQLEPVYEEKVIGTVTVKELFKFSKVGIIAGAMVEEGKITKEAKVRIIRDGIVAFDGEIASLQRGKDSVNEVKMGFEFGFTVAKYNDVRVGDVVEAYVMAEVKAK, encoded by the coding sequence ATGACAGAAGAAAAGAAATTCTCAGGGTCAAACCGTCCTGCAAGAAAACAGGCAGTTCCAGAACGCAAAGAGTTACCTGCCTCACAACGCCGACATGCGGCAAAATTGACAGATGGAACAACGGTGACACCCAATAATACAGCGTCTCGTCCAAGCAAACCAGCACGATCAGGTCAACAAGGTCAACAAAATCGCGCCTCTAACCAGAATCGTACGAATGGCACAGCTACTGGAACTAATGCCGGTGGTAACCGTTCAAACAATGGTGGGCAAAATCGTAATAGTCGACCTGGTGGATCACGTGTTCGAGCAGCAGAGGGCCGTCCAGCTATGCGCGAAACAAAAAATTGGTCAACAAAACCGCGTGAAGGTCAAGTAGACTATTCAAAGCAAAAAGACAATAGTTTAAAGCAGTATGTGAGCGAAAATGAAAAGCGTAAGCAAGCTGTAGCTGCGGCTAAAGAACCACAGAAGCCAAAGCCGGTGGCAAAGCCAGTTGAAAATAAAAAAACAGAGCCCAAAGTAGCAAAACCAACAACTGCAGCGCCAGCAGCTGGTGCAGGCAAATTTGGTGGGGCACTAGCTTCTGGAAATAATTCAGCGCGCAATAATTCTCGTAAACGCAATACAGCTGGAACTGGTCAACAGACACCACGCCGTAATGATAAGCCACGAGGTTCAAAAAAGTCACGTCGTATTGCCGCTAAAAGAGGACCTGTCGCACCAGTAACCGAACGTAAGAAACAACCGTTACCTGAAATTTTAGAATATCGTATTGGTATGAACGTTCAAGATTTGTCCAAGTTATTACATCGTGATACAGCTGAAATTATCAAGAAGCTATTCTTGCTTGGTATTATGACAAACCAAAACCAATCACTTGATACGGATACGATTGAAATTTTAGCAGCGGATTATGGTATTGAAGCACAAGTTAAAGCAGCAGAAGACGTTGCCGATATTGACCGCTTCTTCGATGATGAGAATATTGATGAAGGTCAGTTAGTATCACGTCCACCAGTTGTCACAATCATGGGTCACGTTGATCATGGTAAAACAACTTTGTTGGATTATTTACGTAATTCACATGTTACTGAGGGTGAAGCCGGTGGTATTACACAGCATATAGGTGCTTATCAAACTCAATTAAATGGTAAAACAATTACTTTCTTAGATACACCTGGACATGCTGCGTTTACAGAAATGCGTGCTCGTGGTGCTAATGTTACAGATTTGACTATATTAGTTGTGGCAGCAGATGATGGTGTTATGCCACAAACAATCGAAGCAATTAATCATGCTAAGGCTGCTAACACACCTATTATTGTGGCTGTTAACAAAATTGACAAGCCAGGTGCAAAGCCAGATGACGTAATGAATCAATTGATGGCGTATGATTTGGTTCCTGAAGAATATGGTGGAGACACAATATTTGTTAAAATATCAGCTAAATTTGGTCAAAATGTTGACGAATTGCTTGAAATGATACTATTGCAAGCCGAAGTACTTGAATTAAAGGCTAATCCTGATATGCCAGCACGTGGCTCAGTTGTTGAGGCACGTTTGGATAGAGGTCGAGGTCCGGTTGCAACTGTATTGGTACAGCAAGGTACAATGCGTGTTGGAGATCCTATTGTTGTAGGTAATACTTATGGACGTGTACGAACAATGACTAATGAACGTGGCGTTGAACTGGAAGAGGCTTCACCAGCAACACCTGTTCAGGTCACCGGTCTAAATGACGTGCCACAAGCAGGTGACCGTTTCATTGTTATGGCAGATGAGAAAACGGCCCGTGCAGCAGGTGAAGAACGTGCCAAACGTGCACAAGAAGTTATCCGTAATTCGGGCGCAGTTGTTACTTTGGATACATTATTTAGTACAATGTCTGAAAAAGCAATGAAGACTGTACCAGTTATTGTTAAAGCGGATGTTCAAGGATCTGTTGAAGCGTTATCCGGCTCTTTGAAGAAAATCGAAGTAGATGGTGTACGTGTAGATATTATTCATACAGCTGCTGGCGCTATTAATGAATCGGATGTTACTTTGGCATCTGCTTCAGGAGCAATTATTATTGGATTTAATGTCCGTCCAACACCTTTGGCAAAATCTCAAGCTGATTCTGAGAAAGTTGATATTCGTTTTTATAATGTCATTTATAATGCGATTGATGACGTTGAGGCAGCTATGAAGGGCCAACTTGAACCAGTTTATGAAGAAAAGGTTATCGGAACAGTGACGGTCAAAGAGTTGTTCAAATTCTCTAAGGTTGGAATTATCGCTGGTGCCATGGTTGAAGAGGGTAAAATTACCAAAGAAGCTAAGGTTCGTATTATTCGTGACGGTATTGTTGCTTTTGACGGTGAAATTGCGTCATTACAACGTGGTAAAGATTCAGTTAACGAAGTTAAGATGGGATTTGAGTTTGGCTTTACAGTTGCTAAGTATAATGATGTTAGAGTTGGCGATGTTGTTGAAGCCTATGTGATGGCAGAAGTTAAAGCAAAGTAA